The Gracilinanus agilis isolate LMUSP501 unplaced genomic scaffold, AgileGrace unplaced_scaffold23534, whole genome shotgun sequence genome contains a region encoding:
- the LOC123254513 gene encoding peroxisomal acyl-coenzyme A oxidase 2-like produces SMIYSDPVFNQKNNYFMSQNQRYEAAVRKSVHCKKLMKQKGWKEEGPERGYMYRALAGDTAFNIHAVFQRALHSLGAEEQIKKWGPLTENFQIIVTYAQTEMGHGTYLQGLETTATYDASTQEFVLNTPSLSATKWWPGDCEYPTPTHSCAPEPSSCARAILHRRANQGKA; encoded by the exons AAAGCATGATCTACAGCGACCCAGTGTTCAACCAAAAGAACAACTACTTCATGAGCCAGAACCAACGGTATGAGGCCGCCGTTCGGAAGAGCGTTCATTGCAAGAAGCTGATGAAGCAAAAGGGCTGGAAGGAGGAAGGTCCTGAAAGGGGGTACATGTACAG GGCCCTTGCAGGAGACACCGCGTTTAACATCCACGCAGTCTTCCAGAGAGCCCTCCACAGCCTGGGTGCAGAGGAGCAAATCAAGAAGTGGGGTCCCCTGACGGAAAACTTCCAGATCATTGTGACCTACGCGCAGACAGAAATGGGACACG GGACGTACCTTCAAGGCCTGGAGACGACAGCCACCTACGACGCTTCCACCCAGGAGTTTGTACTCAACACGCCGTCGTTATCTGCAACCAAGTGGTGGCCTGGAGACTGTGAGTATCCAACCCCCACCCACTCCTGTGCCCCAGAGCCCTCGTCCTGTGCCAGGGCCATTCTCCACAGGAGGGCGAACCAGGGCAAGGCG